In Paludibaculum fermentans, the genomic stretch CATGCGGTGGCGCACGTCGTAGGCCGCGTTTCCATATTCTGAGGTCAGGTTGTATTGGTTCACAGGGAACGAACCCACTCCGTCCGTATCGCTCTTCGCCTGGCCCAGGACATAGAAGCCGAACAGGGTGAAGTACCGGTTGAAGCGGGAACTAACATTGATCATCAACTGCTTCTGCGTCAGGAAGCCGGTGGATTCGTATTGGTAGACGTTGCCGATGTTGCCCATCGGGAAAGTGCCGTCGGCCAGCGGCGCGTTGACATTGCGAGTGCGCAGCATGTGCACGCCGCGGGAGTAGATGAAGTTCGTCGAAACCGAAGTGTTCTTCGGCAATTGGCGGTCGACCCCGAAGATCGTCTGGGCGATGTAGGGCGCGCGGATGTCATTCACCAGGGTGCGGCGTGTGGGATCCACCAGATTCGAGGCCAGTGTGGCGGTGTCCGGGATAGCCGGGTAGAAGTCCGGATTCGCGACGATATACTGCTGCTGCGTCGTGCCGTTGAAGCGGAGCGACTGCAGCGTCAGGTTGTCGCCTACACGGTCGTAGAACATGCCAAAGCCGGTGCGGACCACTGTCTTGGTCTGGGCCGGAGTCTTGCCCAATCCATAGGCAATGCTGATGCGCGGGGCCAGGTCCTTGTAATCGCTGATGTTGGACTGCGTTTCGTAGCGCAGGCCGTAGCTCAGGTTCAGGTTCGGCCGCAGGCGCCAGGTATCTTCCGCGAACAGGCCGATGTCGGTTTGCGCCACGTTCGTCAGGGGTGTGCCGCCGGTGAGCGTAAACTGGCTCGCGCCGCCGCCCAAGGCCCGGATTGTGGCCGCGGGCAGTCCCAGTGACTGGAAGTACAGCGTGCGGCGGTAGCGCTCCAGCGAGGTCACCTGCACCATTGTCGGCGACCCGTCGGCGCCGTTCACAATGTTGTTCGAGCTGTCCAGCAGCGGAGCCAGCCCGCCGGCGAAGGTATAGGATCCATTGAAGTTGGAATCCGAGGTGTCACCAATGCGGTCGTAGCGCACACGGCCGCCCAACTTGATCATGTGCGTCCCGTGTGTGATGGACGTGATGTTCTGCCACTCAAAGCGGTTCTCGCGGCTGCCTGAATCCTTAATCAGCGAACCGCCGCTGTTGAACGACTCCAGAACGTTCAACGCCGGCGTGCTGTTGTCGCCCATCATCAGCGAATTGCTGCGGTTGTACTGAAACCGGGTCTCGTTTACGGCATGAGTGCCGAGAATGGCCGTTTCAGTCATCTGCAGGATGTGATCGCTGCTCTCTGAACTGGTGGCGCGCGATGGAAGTGTGAACTGGCCTAACCCCTGATTCTGGTTGTTGTTGCGCGCTTCGCTATATCGCACGACGAGAGTATTGTTCTGGCTCAACTGGTAGTCGATGCGCGGATTGATCGACCAGTGGCGCAGTGGCGTGACCACCGTCTGTTGGAACGGAGTTGCCAGGAAGTTGCTGTCCAGGACGGTGGCCGAGATCACCGCATTCTCGTCGATCTCGCGCCGGTCGACGTCGATGAACCACGAGGCCTTCTTCGAGAGCGGGCCCCCGAGGTTGAAGCCGTAATGGCGCATGTTGTACGGCGCGCGGGTCGTGGCGAACGGATTGCGCGAGTTCAGGTTCTCGTTGCCGAAGTTGAAGAACGCCTGCCCGCGTAGCTTGTCCGTGCCCGGCTTCGTCAGAATCTCAATGCGGCCGAAACCGAGGCGGTCATATTCAGCCGAGAAGGGATTCTGGTTCACCCGGACTTCACGGATGGACGACTTCGGAGGCAGCTTGCCGCCGCTGAACCCATCCACATAAATGTCACCGCCATTCGGGCCGGCCGAGGGACCTGCCAGTGCCTGCAGGTCCGAGGCCAGGTCGTCCGGATCGTCCGAAAGTACGTCCAGATCCTCGCCGCGCAGCACGATGGCGCCGGCCACGCTCGAAGTCTCCACCGAAACCGAGGTGTAGTCCGCCACGGTCACCGACTGCGTCTCTGATGCGATCGCCAGTTGGCTC encodes the following:
- a CDS encoding TonB-dependent receptor, whose product is MNNNYARGVFTAFLLAMVFALVAAAQSTTVVKGEVDDPSGSFVPGAQVTLSGGKGYTKTVTTNELGTYEFEPLPPGKYKLRVAATGFTPLEVRNLNLEGGKPITLKSQLAIASETQSVTVADYTSVSVETSSVAGAIVLRGEDLDVLSDDPDDLASDLQALAGPSAGPNGGDIYVDGFSGGKLPPKSSIREVRVNQNPFSAEYDRLGFGRIEILTKPGTDKLRGQAFFNFGNENLNSRNPFATTRAPYNMRHYGFNLGGPLSKKASWFIDVDRREIDENAVISATVLDSNFLATPFQQTVVTPLRHWSINPRIDYQLSQNNTLVVRYSEARNNNQNQGLGQFTLPSRATSSESSDHILQMTETAILGTHAVNETRFQYNRSNSLMMGDNSTPALNVLESFNSGGSLIKDSGSRENRFEWQNITSITHGTHMIKLGGRVRYDRIGDTSDSNFNGSYTFAGGLAPLLDSSNNIVNGADGSPTMVQVTSLERYRRTLYFQSLGLPAATIRALGGGASQFTLTGGTPLTNVAQTDIGLFAEDTWRLRPNLNLSYGLRYETQSNISDYKDLAPRISIAYGLGKTPAQTKTVVRTGFGMFYDRVGDNLTLQSLRFNGTTQQQYIVANPDFYPAIPDTATLASNLVDPTRRTLVNDIRAPYIAQTIFGVDRQLPKNTSVSTNFIYSRGVHMLRTRNVNAPLADGTFPMGNIGNVYQYESTGFLTQKQLMINVSSRFNRYFTLFGFYVLGQAKSDTDGVGSFPVNQYNLTSEYGNAAYDVRHRMMLGGSIRAKWGISFNPFIMASSGSPFNITTGRDNNGDTLFNDRPSFAAAGATGANIVSTAFGVFNLTPGQNDVLIPRNYGRGPAQFTVNLRASRTWGFGERTSGTTTQAGGDGPMRGGMGPMGGGGGGMRGGGGGGMRGGGPGGPGGMFDSSSGKRFSLTASASARNLLNHVNYGSPIGNLSSPLFGESNSIGGGFGPGGMGGGGGAGNRRIDLQLRLSF